In Papaver somniferum cultivar HN1 unplaced genomic scaffold, ASM357369v1 unplaced-scaffold_114, whole genome shotgun sequence, a genomic segment contains:
- the LOC113328960 gene encoding F-box/kelch-repeat protein At3g06240-like, with translation MMNNLHEDIVLKILVRLPVKSIGRYRCVSKYWCRLLTDSRFVKLHLNHVLGLRKLSLVVSSYYNVHKDIWRLRYDPLSSTSSGLVTLKDPLKSKRVTHETEVLGYCHGLVCVRVRMFMDQVFLWNSCTREYKKLTLLRHIESSDDISYIKYGFGYDCKMEDYKVVSFVGYKKERGCEVQIYTLGSNSWRRMNHISYDLSCNNCVCEVVVNGSHQLNFKGAIHWIANVDSVGTHASKVVISFDFENEIFK, from the coding sequence ATGATGAATAACTTGCATGAGGATATCGTATTAAAAATCCTTGTTAGATTACCCGTAAAGTCGATTGGTCGATACAGGTGTGTGAGTAAGTACTGGTGTAGGTTATTGACGGATTCTAGATTTGTGAAATTGCATTTAAATCATGTTCTTGGACTGAGAAAGCTTAGTTTGGTGGTTAGTTCGTATTACAATGTTCACAAAGATATTTGGAGGTTACGCTATGATCCGTTGTCATCTACGTCTAGTGGTCTTGTTACTTTGAAAGATCCACTTAAGTCTAAGAGGGTGACACATGAAACGGAAGTGTTAGGGTATTGTCATGGTTTGGTCTGCGTAAGAGTGCGAATGTTCATGGATCAAGTTTTCCTTTGGAATTCTTGTACAAGAGAGTATAAGAAATTAACCCTGCTAAGACACATTGAATCATCAGATGATATTagttacataaaatatggatttggttatgattgtaagatGGAAGATTACAAGGTTGTGAGCTTTGTGGGATACAAAAAGGAACGTGGTTGTGAAGTGCAGATATACACCTTAGGATCTAATTCATGGAGAAGAATGAACCACATCTCATATGATCTTTCTTGCAATAATTGTGTGTGTGAAGTGGTTGTTAATGGATCTCATCAACTGAATTTTAAAGGAGCTATTCACTGGATTGCAAATGTTGACTCAGTAGGAACTCACGCCTCAAAAGTGGTGAtctcttttgattttgaaaatgaGATATTTAAATGA
- the LOC113328818 gene encoding WUSCHEL-related homeobox 9-like — MQMLHNLSDELEFDGGAQWSPSEEQIRILEMLYNGGIGGVRSPTVQEIEQITSQLINFGKVEVTDVYLWFQARKDPERQKKTLRFLSPTGTEGSEITEPPASPEISKLGGKGKALSVEERSGLEKVVDMSSKMFGLASREKEGSDNSSRYDSTGKLLQIDSEKQRELIPTVEENIDVRANIIFLDRDFLEEADPQIPSQQDPSLPTVSSSTSSNREEESRPEGQNNKTADPKKRRWFHLFPWWQKK; from the exons ATGCAAATGTTACATAATCTTTCGGATGAGCTTGAG TTTGATGGCGGCGCCCAGTGGAGTCCTTCCGAAGAGCAAATAAGAATCCTGGAAATGCTTTACAACGGTGGAATTGGTGGAGTCCGTTCCCCCACCGTGCAAGAAATCGAACAAATAACCAGTCAGCTCATTAACTTTGGGAAGGTCGAAGTTACAGATGTATACCTATGGTTTCAAGCGCGTAAGGACCCAGAAAGACAGAAGAAGACGTTAAGGTTCCTCAGCCCGACTGGTACAGAAGGATCAGAG ATTACAGAACCTcccgcatcaccagaaataagtAAGCTGGGAGGTAAAGGAAAAGCATTATCAGTTGAAGAAAGAAGTGGGTTAGAGAAAGTGGTTGATATGTCATCCAAAATGTTTGGTCTTGCAAGTCGAGAGAAAGAAGGAAGTGATAACTCCAGCAGG TATGATAGCACTGGAAAATTGTTGCAAATCGACTCCGAAAAACAAAGGGAGCTAATTCCTACAGTCGAGGAAAACATTGATGTCAGGGCCAATATCATTTTCCTCGACAGAGATTTTCTTGAAGAGGCTGATCCTCAGATTCCGAGCCAGCAAGATCCTAGTTTACCGACCGTGTCTTCTTCTACAAGTTCGAATAGAGAGGAAGAGTCTCGACCTGAAGGTCAGAACAATAAAACTGCCGATCCTAAG AAGCGTAGATGGTTTCACTTGTTCCCATGGTGGCAGAAAAAATGA